The sequence tGCTTGAGTTTATACAGAAGATAGCAACTTTaaccatttaaaagaaaatttccaCATGTTAattgtgaatattatttttgtgcCAATCATATTGCTTGCTTTCTAACACAGGGTCTTCCTTGAAAGAATAGAGAAGAAGCTTCTCCACATCTCATGCATAAAGTGAATCAACATCATTCTCATTGTTAATTTTGAATGATGTTTGTCTGGAAATCATGCAACTCTATTTCAAGACTCTTGAACCCCAACTAAGCTAGGATCAGCCCAGCACTCAGCAATGACGCTGGAAGAAATCCCAATTGATCTAGAGAATCTGCAAATCCAGTTATCCAGAGAGTCTCTAAATATACCACCAGCTCCTGCTTTCCCAGGACTTCCCCAAAAAGCCCCATTAGTGTTAAGCTTAACACAGCCCTTCACTAGGTCTCTGGCACCTACCTTCAAggtttgtttaattttgagCACAAATTCTGGGAATACCCATCCTATTCCAAATGGATTCAGTAAATCTACAGTCCTTGAGAATGTGAATAATGGATTCATTACCTAGTTGCAAACAGAACAAGTACTTAATGACTCTCTTAGAAAGGACCTATCTGACTAGGACACTATCCAGCACACACAGCCACAGTAAAATCTAAGTTCTGCTACTTCAGTTCAATCTTACACAAACAATACTACTATATAATACGCATATGattgaaacacaacaatacaacAACTGAACAAAGTCTACAACTCTTCCTCTCTTTTAAAAAGGTCTACAActcaaacttaaattttaaagtcAAATGACAGAATAAAAGTATGGAAATTACCTCATTTCTCAAGCAACAAAAGATTGTATAGTGAATTATCATCGTGGTCCTGATAGAACTGAAGGCAATAATGGAGTAGCAGCAAAAGCATGCACTTCTTGGTTATCAACTCCAGCTCTTGCATTTAGTAAAGGTGGATTTGAGAAGAAATGATCTAGGTTTGATTCAACATTCACAACACCCTCAAAGACCTTAACCACCATGGACATAGAAGGCCTCTTTGTGAAATCATTTTGCAAACACCATGCTGCAACCCTCATCATATTAACAACTTCTTCTCCATGCAATTGCATATCTTCACTGTTCTTATCAACCAAATCCAATAATTGGTCCTcctcaatatttttcttgaatagATCAAGTAGATGCATTGCTTCCTCTGGTTGAGAATGATCAAGGTTTCTCCTTCCACACAATATCTCCATAAGTACTATTCCAAAGCTATATACATCAACTTTTTCTGTAATTACTGAACTCAACCATTCTGGAGCCATATAGCCAGGAGTCCCTCTCATAGTCGTTACAACTTGGCTTTGCTCACGATCAACTAGTTTAGACAATCCAAAATCAGAGACTTTTGCATTAAAATTCTCATCTAAGAGGATGTTATGGGGCTTTATATCTAAGTGAACTATCTTTTGCCTACATTCTTCATGTAAATAAGTTAGCCCCCGTGCTATTTCAATGATGATCTTCTTTCTATGTTTCCAATCAAGTAGCATCTCTGAATTTTTGTGAAATATCCATCTATCTAAAGACCCATTAGGCATGTATTCATAAACAAGAAGCCTATGAAATTTCTCAGCACAAAATCCAATCAGTCTTACCAAATTGAAATGATGAGTGCTACCAATTGTCTCAACCTCAgctaaaaatgattttttgatcTGACTAAAACCATCAAGACGCTTCACTGCAACCTTAGTGCCGTTAATTAGAGTCCCTTCAAAAACTGTGCCAAATCCTCCCTCACCGAGCttcttattgaaattttctgttATGGTTTGCAACTCATCATAAGAATATCTTGTGGGCATTCCTGGTACATGATCCAAATGATACTCCTCATCTTCATCAGCATCTTCCTTGTTCCAAATTCGAAAAACAAAGAGTCCAATTAGAAACAAAACAAGCAAAGATCCAAGGCTGGATCCCATTATTATTCCAAGAGGATGTTTATTCTTTCCATGGTTTGTCAGCTGTTGAGGAGGAACTGCACTTGGGACATTCTGCACCTTAATGTATACTTTATGGTTGGTATTTTCTATGGTAATGGCATTAAGTGAAAAAATTTCAGATTGTAAATAGCAACGCCCACTGGAATAATATATAGCAGCTTTGCACGAACAATTTTCTAAGCATGCCTCTGTACAAGTCCTTAAACTTATATTTTGGTAGTAAGGATTTATTTCTGGGATGGATGTATCTAAAAGGGGAAAGTATGTGATGTTCTGGATCTCTaaaagaatttgatttttgGAAGCATCACAAGACAAGGGAATAACAAGGGAGCATCCAAGGTCAAGCCGCCTGTCTTTGATTGGTTGAAAGTAGCTTGTCCCATTTATGGGTCCAGGACAACTACATCCGCCATTTATACAAATACCATAACTGCCGCAAACCGTAGGGTAAGCACATAAATCAGTAATTTGGAAAAGATCATCTACTTCTTGCCAATCCTGATGATAAACTCTCGTGTGTCCATCAGGCTCCAATCTCATGTACTGCATAAATGATGATGTTGTAGGATTGGATAAAATAACAAATGAGGAATTTGTCCCAGTAAAGTATATTAAGCCAGaactatcaaattgaacatAACTGATAATGTTAGCAAGAGATGGTAGATAAGACCAATAGCATAGGGGAGGATTAGAATTGATATAAGCAAACAACCCTCTAGTGGTAATAGAGAGCGAAAACAGTCCTCCTTCACTTGTGAGTTGCTGTCCTGGCACCAACTTTTGCCCAGAAAACAACGTGTCAGTTGGCCAAGATGGGTGATCAAAAGACTGCCAAATTGTAGCATTATTTTCATCCAATAGCATGAGGTTGCAATTGTCGGTTAAGTTTATGGCAGCCACAGATTTGTTGCTGATATTTGTGGACCAAGCAACCGTTCCATCAGCATCTTGTAACACCAAACCTCTTTCTGAATTGAGCTTTAAAGTCGCACTAATGCTAACAGGATTCTTTGAGTTGGCAGACCATAGTACTTGTGGATCATCATTGAGAAGGAAAGTGGCAAAGCGAGAACTGTTGCACGTTTGATTACAGAAGAAGCCACAAAAACAAGCATGTCCATAGTCTGGATCACCGAAGGATCTACTGGCAAGTATAATTGTTGCATCAGCTTTCAGTAAATCGCCAACAGGCTCTCTGTTGGTCCATGAAGTAGTAGAAGAGTTTACAGTCAGATAACCGTTGGCCAGAACTATGACGGAAAAAAGAACAAGATACAGAAGAACAGTACAGCAAGCCCAACCCATTGTATGTTACAACACGTATACAGTGCTAGAAGAAAGAAAGGCAAAGCCGACTCTGGACAAGGAAAATGAGATGGAATTATGACTAGCTAGCATAGTTTTGAATTCACAACTTGACGACAATAAATAATGTAATTTCAGAGATCCTTCACTGGTTGAATGGTTGACCTACAAAATCAACCTCAGTCCACAAACACATGGGCGGCGTTACTTTATGCTCAGGGGTTCAATTGAACCCctgacttgattttttttttttttttttttttaaatttatatatatataatttttttattagtataattTACCCATAAAGATATGTTTGTACACTTTATCTTAAATCTTGCACACCCTAACCACATATTAGTCCAGTCTAAAATCAAACAACAACATAAATCACAAGCCTCTCTAAGAGTAAAAAGAGAATGTTTGTAAGTTGTAGGTGTCTctctttataaatttatattatatgtgtgtgagtgtgtgtctaatattgattgtgagtgttattttttattttttattatgttatttgCGTGAATTGTGATGTATGTAAATGTGTGGTGTactacaaatataatataactttatataatttaataattagaaaatacgGAAGGTTTGTTACATATGTGTATATTATTATCATgttatataaaagcagagacctcataCGAGAGTGTATGAGGTCTTGCCAAGTAGCGCTCTAATTTATctctttcattaagtttttctaTATCAATATGTGCTGTGATGATCCCAagtattttcactttttcaattttctattaaaaattgaGAATACACAATTTGACCAATTTGccaatatttcatattttttcttttttgatgaaatttcatacttttctcacaacccataattttgagaaaagtttgtgctctagaaattttcttagcaCAATCCTTCAAACGGtccaattattttttcaaagaagacctttcttttgaagaaattgTATTAATGCAATCCTTCTATATACaactctctcttcttccctttcccttctcttacttttttctctcttctttctttttcatctcCCTTACAACCAAATAGGATATTAGTTTCCAAATtcagctaataaaaaaaaaatgttttgaatatATTAATAAAGAGAGTCTAAATTTGGTAAGAATGGAGtgtaaaattcatattttacaCTATCTAATAAGAGATGTCACATCagctttttacttaaaattcagtGCATAATACCACAATtaataacatcttaataaactcccaatttgattgaattttcaGATAAGTATTATAATTGATTGAGCGTGGTTGTGCTTATTCTTTAATACgtgataagatgatgtggtATGTTGAGATTGGAGGATGTAAAACTTGGGTTTCAAAccacatccttatagaatttaatctttaataaaaaaatgtaaaaaaaaatgtttgattaCCGTTTTAGTCTTTAACACTTGTACTATGTATCAAAATggtttttaacatcttaaatgtgtcaattttgtttctaaacttttggtattgtgtcaaaataatccttattaTTAAGCGGTACATGAAAAGAATTGATTTATATAACATTAAtatcaaaacaatatttttatgccATCTAAGCTATCATTTGAATTACCACGTGTccttaattagaaaataaaataaaatacttgaaaatatattaattgcaTCTCCATAAGTAAATGAGATGTCATTTTattagcaaaaattgaaaatttattttcttttcttttcctctgctttctcagcaaccaaatgGGGTTTAAGTATTGACTTTTTAGTTAAAGTTCTCATGAACATCATCTAAAAAACATACTATTTacctaattttaaaatgaaaattttaaaaaacaaaacaaaacaaaaggccaaatgtcaattttttacattatcatttttttaagaagttaaaGTTATTaccaattatattataaaaatcttGTAAACTAACATGGTAATGAATATAATTAGtgttgtaaggacacgattgtTTAACGGCCCAAGAATGACGTTGGGCTTGTAAGTAAAGGaccctaacaatatgatttgtagagagtgggcttgaaaggcaggaCCTTAGTCACAGGTTAGCGGTTTGATTGGAGTTTCTATGGAAGCTTCTCTATGGGTGGACTTGGCTTGACTAGCGAAGCCTTCCATTAGTGCGGGTTGCAGGGTTTTAAGTCCTCGGACAGTGTCCGAGGAGCATTGTGCCCTTCCCTTTTCTCCCCTTTGCAGGATTTTTCCTCctcccgggggggggggggatcctTTTCCCCTTCGCtttcttccccttttatactagtgttcctTTCCCCCTTTAgggtccacgtgtaagttttactttttggggtgcagacctgtcctgtcaacccatacctagagtggttgagGGTCGTTGGAAAAATTAAATGGCATGGTTtagagtatgggcttgtcagatacAGGGTTCTGTATTACGATTTTGGCAGCTTTTTCTCTTGTCCTGCCCCTATACTGAGTTTGCCCCTTTCTTCAGGCATTTTGTGAGGTGCTAAGCatgaggtcgtcctcggcaatatccTTATGCTCATTTTGGGatttcattatgcgtcctcggcaatagctctcctcggcttaggccttgggccctagtgtagagtgggcctgggccatgaattctctggccccacaatagcccctcaaaatcctgctgcccgaatttttagttggggaggagggttttggtgatgttgggCCCACATCATGGCTCGCTCAAATTCTGTACTCTactaatatttgtgtttttccattTACATGGGAGACGTGCCAAATTAAGagtcattcctttatttttcactCACGCGGAGTCCTTTGACGTTTCAGTACTTGAgtcgcgccttcacgaggatcttcagatcttACGGTTGCCGATGGTGTTGGAAATTGTGCCAAATCTGCCTTGTCCATAGCATTCCTTGGAAAGCTGCacaaattaaatgccaccaccttactCTTTATATAAGTAGGATAGGAGGTTATTCTCCTTACATACAGACTCTTCGGCTCTCTTCAAAATCATAATCCTTCATCTATAATCACAGTCTCCAGATCCAGTGCTATCCACCCTTAGTGCTATATGTTTGAGACACGGGCAGGGGTAAAGGAACTACACCCGCCACAGAGGCGCCGGGTCCTTCCGAGACTCAAGGTGGTGTGGTCTGGACAGGGGAGGCACAAATTCAAGATAATCTTCCGTTTTGACAAGGGGGAAATGGTATTCCTCcatctttcagtcaaaatccaaAACAGGTACTGGttgcatcagatttttggtgcgtcagaagtaaggttttccgccatcagcgccatCTGCTCTATCGCAGGTGTGGTTATgtggaggctcatcaacttccggctccctgcaccttttcttcaacggtgcaagCCTCAAGAtgggctccctgcaccttttcttcgaCAGTGCTAGCCCGAAATTgggctctctgcaccttttcttcaacggtgcaagCCCCAAGTTGggctcttttgctgcctgagttataggcatgtaaaagtattgaggaatggtttccttagacaacattTTGGAACGGCGGCACCCCTATTCTTTGCACCTCTTCTTCGGCTTTTTCTTCAttcccttgtatcttttcttttcgcttATGTAGTTAGCTTCAGTATGAGCTTATTTaagctctttcattgtacgctgtactgtttctttgtcttaataagaaATGGATTTGCTTCCTcttaaatacttttcttttctgcgaCAACTATTTTGTGAATGGGATATTACATGtatattttcctttaatgatgcttagagcaggaaaaaaaaaaaactttgaaacaGAATCTtactaatttgaacttatcgacattatcaagtataataaCGATAATTCCCAGTAGATTAAACTCAtgaaactaaccgagataacggcTGAATGCTTCGTAATGCATGCGAGGAGaccgtccgagaacgataaactctaaataatccATTCGAGAGGGTcgccgagcagtgagggactttGACCGTGTTTTTGATAACATCTGACCCTATAATTGTCGCATTAGTTCCCTTGGTatt is a genomic window of Quercus lobata isolate SW786 chromosome 2, ValleyOak3.0 Primary Assembly, whole genome shotgun sequence containing:
- the LOC115976629 gene encoding G-type lectin S-receptor-like serine/threonine-protein kinase SD2-5; this encodes MGWACCTVLLYLVLFSVIVLANGYLTVNSSTTSWTNREPVGDLLKADATIILASRSFGDPDYGHACFCGFFCNQTCNSSRFATFLLNDDPQVLWSANSKNPVSISATLKLNSERGLVLQDADGTVAWSTNISNKSVAAINLTDNCNLMLLDENNATIWQSFDHPSWPTDTLFSGQKLVPGQQLTSEGGLFSLSITTRGLFAYINSNPPLCYWSYLPSLANIISYVQFDSSGLIYFTGTNSSFVILSNPTTSSFMQYMRLEPDGHTRVYHQDWQEVDDLFQITDLCAYPTVCGSYGICINGGCSCPGPINGTSYFQPIKDRRLDLGCSLVIPLSCDASKNQILLEIQNITYFPLLDTSIPEINPYYQNISLRTCTEACLENCSCKAAIYYSSGRCYLQSEIFSLNAITIENTNHKVYIKVQNVPSAVPPQQLTNHGKNKHPLGIIMGSSLGSLLVLFLIGLFVFRIWNKEDADEDEEYHLDHVPGMPTRYSYDELQTITENFNKKLGEGGFGTVFEGTLINGTKVAVKRLDGFSQIKKSFLAEVETIGSTHHFNLVRLIGFCAEKFHRLLVYEYMPNGSLDRWIFHKNSEMLLDWKHRKKIIIEIARGLTYLHEECRQKIVHLDIKPHNILLDENFNAKVSDFGLSKLVDREQSQVVTTMRGTPGYMAPEWLSSVITEKVDVYSFGIVLMEILCGRRNLDHSQPEEAMHLLDLFKKNIEEDQLLDLVDKNSEDMQLHGEEVVNMMRVAAWCLQNDFTKRPSMSMVVKVFEGVVNVESNLDHFFSNPPLLNARAGVDNQEVHAFAATPLLPSVLSGPR